One Corynebacterium tuberculostearicum DNA window includes the following coding sequences:
- a CDS encoding MarR family winged helix-turn-helix transcriptional regulator, translating into MASTNNSVIPTALLESPSFQLERLRRRTRDGVEAALQTKQTTLREYWVLTCLVDADAASQSYLSETLAIDASDMVRLIDALEDRGWAKRERDPKDRRRQIVASTKKGAKVHKDLAELVATAEDEALDESTNKQLKHLRKLAKSIIAADEDEA; encoded by the coding sequence ATGGCTTCCACGAATAATTCTGTAATCCCAACTGCCCTGCTCGAATCCCCGTCGTTCCAGCTGGAGCGCCTCCGCCGCCGCACCCGCGATGGCGTCGAGGCCGCCCTGCAGACCAAGCAGACGACGCTGCGCGAGTACTGGGTCCTTACCTGCCTAGTAGACGCGGATGCCGCGTCGCAGTCCTACCTCTCCGAGACCCTGGCCATTGATGCCTCTGACATGGTGCGTCTTATCGACGCCCTCGAAGACCGCGGCTGGGCCAAGCGCGAGCGCGATCCGAAGGATCGCCGCCGCCAGATCGTCGCGTCCACCAAGAAGGGCGCGAAGGTCCACAAGGACCTGGCGGAGCTTGTTGCCACTGCCGAGGACGAGGCCTTGGATGAGTCCACCAATAAGCAGCTCAAGCACCTGCGAAAGTTGGCCAAGTCCATCATTGCCGCGGACGAGGACGAGGCATAA
- a CDS encoding rhodanese-like domain-containing protein, translated as MRNVQPTEVPEGAQLIDVRENDEWAVERAKGATHIPMSEITGRIQEIDPDKDIYVICHAGGRSMQVCQYLEHALGWDTINVDGGTDNWKAAGLPIETD; from the coding sequence ATGAGAAACGTTCAACCAACTGAAGTACCAGAAGGCGCTCAGCTCATTGATGTCCGCGAGAATGATGAGTGGGCGGTAGAGCGCGCAAAGGGCGCGACCCATATCCCGATGAGTGAGATTACGGGTCGCATCCAGGAAATCGACCCGGACAAGGATATTTACGTCATCTGCCACGCGGGCGGCCGCAGCATGCAGGTCTGCCAGTATCTGGAGCATGCGCTGGGCTGGGACACCATCAACGTCGATGGCGGCACGGATAACTGGAAGGCTGCCGGGCTCCCCATCGAGACGGATTAA
- a CDS encoding endonuclease domain-containing protein, whose protein sequence is MRIFTTRKAAHRAINNKAVKICHGLYTEGKPSPRELAEIVSHRWPDSALDGYSCAHHYLGHALSFPLHLLRAGMMASSPYFRSRRARPKALGQLNGINVCNPLQATEIMAEEDAVAFLEACFAGQYGASQMEGHMLDFQRFPQRTRRVLETTILGADSVPERNLTRALRPHVTVHNNRYIGPYRWDLLLEEHKLAIEVDGYAYHQGENRQRFEIDRQKLNDAVHRGYKPLHFTAATIEHHLDVAVGQVLAIVHGKGDLVQPPWQWHHYWRFQR, encoded by the coding sequence ATGAGAATCTTCACCACGCGCAAGGCCGCGCACCGCGCTATCAACAACAAAGCCGTGAAAATCTGCCACGGCCTCTATACCGAAGGAAAGCCCTCGCCGCGCGAACTCGCGGAAATCGTCTCCCATCGCTGGCCCGATTCGGCGCTCGACGGCTACTCGTGCGCCCACCACTACCTCGGCCACGCTTTAAGTTTCCCACTCCACCTCCTGCGCGCGGGAATGATGGCCTCCAGCCCGTACTTCCGCAGCCGCCGCGCCCGGCCGAAAGCGCTTGGCCAGCTCAATGGAATTAACGTGTGCAATCCGCTGCAGGCCACAGAAATCATGGCGGAAGAAGACGCCGTTGCCTTCCTCGAGGCCTGCTTTGCCGGCCAGTACGGCGCCTCCCAGATGGAGGGCCACATGCTTGATTTCCAGCGCTTCCCGCAGCGCACCCGGCGCGTCCTGGAAACCACCATCCTCGGCGCTGATAGCGTCCCCGAGCGCAATCTCACCCGCGCGCTTCGGCCCCATGTCACCGTGCACAACAACAGGTACATTGGCCCTTACCGCTGGGATTTACTCTTAGAGGAGCACAAGCTGGCCATCGAGGTCGACGGCTACGCCTACCACCAGGGCGAGAACCGGCAGCGGTTCGAAATTGACCGCCAAAAGCTTAACGACGCCGTCCACAGAGGCTACAAACCTCTCCACTTCACCGCCGCCACAATCGAGCACCACCTCGACGTGGCCGTTGGCCAAGTCCTCGCGATAGTCCACGGAAAAGGCGACCTTGTGCAGCCACCGTGGCAGTGGCACCACTACTGGCGGTTCCAGCGCTAG
- a CDS encoding inorganic diphosphatase, with protein MSVEVTIEIPKGSRNKYEVDHESGKVYLDRYLFTPMAYPADYGFIDHTLGEDGDPLDALVILPEPVFPGVVVEARIVGVFKMTDEAGGDDKLLAVIDDPRWERYQDINDVEQHIKDEIEHFFVHYKDLEPNKEVTGSGWGDKAEAEKILEEAKARFK; from the coding sequence GTGAGCGTTGAAGTAACCATTGAAATCCCGAAGGGCTCCCGCAACAAGTACGAGGTTGACCACGAGTCCGGCAAGGTCTACCTCGACCGTTACCTGTTCACCCCGATGGCTTACCCGGCTGACTACGGCTTCATCGACCACACCCTGGGCGAAGACGGCGACCCGCTCGACGCCCTGGTCATCCTGCCGGAGCCGGTCTTCCCGGGCGTAGTCGTTGAGGCCCGCATCGTCGGTGTCTTCAAGATGACCGACGAGGCCGGCGGCGACGACAAGCTGCTCGCCGTCATCGATGACCCGCGCTGGGAGCGCTACCAGGACATCAACGATGTCGAGCAGCACATCAAGGACGAAATCGAGCACTTCTTCGTCCACTACAAGGACCTGGAGCCGAACAAGGAAGTCACCGGCTCCGGCTGGGGCGACAAGGCCGAGGCAGAGAAGATCCTCGAAGAGGCTAAGGCTCGCTTCAAGTAA
- the dacB gene encoding D-alanyl-D-alanine carboxypeptidase/D-alanyl-D-alanine endopeptidase, protein MKAKHVWWSATALVVAAAVGGTAALGVTLQREYGDLSHGEAQAVEAPEEPLSAAQPGEADLDALSAKLDELAKHKDLATFGGEVIDTETGDVVWQRDADKRLTPASSTKVLTTAAATLALDENEKITTKVYRGSNEKNVVIKAAGDVWMTHEQLDDLAEQISKNVEQVDGVYIDTSVWSGEAQAPGWDPENVDGGFVAPMEPAMLYGGRLGATTGDVPRSHEPALDVAKQLGDRLGAGKVGMGSVAENAQEVASVDSPPLADRAREMVRHSDNVMAEAIARELAMARGKEASFEGDTQATLEVLREQGFDVEGVDIRDNSGLSVDNRLTAGLLTQLINGAVKDPRLRPLVSYLPVAGGDGTLYERYGDSAAKGYVRAKTGTLTGVSALAGTAQGNSGRVYAFAFLVNDGDILAARKAQDALASALHEF, encoded by the coding sequence ATGAAAGCAAAGCATGTTTGGTGGTCAGCGACCGCGCTCGTGGTAGCGGCAGCGGTCGGAGGTACGGCTGCGCTGGGCGTTACCCTCCAGCGCGAATACGGCGATCTCTCGCACGGGGAGGCACAGGCGGTCGAGGCTCCTGAGGAGCCGTTGAGCGCAGCACAGCCGGGCGAGGCAGACCTGGATGCGCTGAGCGCGAAGCTGGATGAGCTCGCTAAGCATAAAGACCTTGCCACTTTTGGCGGCGAGGTGATCGATACTGAAACCGGTGACGTGGTGTGGCAGCGCGACGCGGATAAGCGGCTCACCCCGGCCTCGTCCACGAAGGTCCTCACCACTGCGGCGGCGACGTTGGCGCTGGATGAGAATGAGAAAATCACCACCAAGGTCTACCGTGGGTCGAACGAAAAGAACGTGGTCATTAAGGCCGCGGGCGATGTGTGGATGACGCACGAACAGCTCGATGATTTGGCCGAGCAGATTTCGAAAAACGTCGAGCAGGTCGATGGCGTCTACATCGATACCTCCGTATGGTCCGGCGAGGCGCAGGCCCCGGGCTGGGATCCGGAAAACGTGGACGGCGGCTTCGTCGCGCCAATGGAACCGGCCATGCTCTACGGTGGTCGCCTGGGCGCGACGACGGGGGATGTGCCGAGGAGCCATGAGCCGGCTTTGGATGTGGCTAAGCAGCTAGGCGATCGCCTCGGCGCGGGCAAGGTAGGCATGGGCTCTGTGGCGGAGAACGCGCAGGAGGTGGCGAGTGTGGATTCGCCGCCGCTCGCGGACCGCGCCCGAGAAATGGTGCGCCATTCCGATAATGTCATGGCCGAGGCCATTGCGCGTGAGCTGGCGATGGCCCGTGGCAAGGAAGCCAGCTTTGAGGGCGATACGCAGGCGACGCTCGAGGTGCTGCGGGAGCAAGGATTCGACGTTGAGGGCGTGGATATTAGGGATAATTCGGGGCTCTCGGTGGACAATCGGCTCACCGCCGGGCTGTTGACGCAGCTCATTAATGGCGCGGTCAAGGATCCGCGCCTGCGCCCGCTGGTGTCCTACCTTCCGGTAGCCGGCGGCGATGGCACGCTGTACGAGCGCTACGGCGATTCCGCGGCCAAGGGCTACGTGCGCGCCAAGACCGGCACGCTGACTGGGGTCTCGGCCCTGGCCGGCACCGCGCAGGGTAATTCCGGGCGCGTATATGCCTTTGCCTTCCTTGTAAATGACGGCGATATTTTGGCCGCCCGCAAGGCGCAAGACGCATTGGCTTCTGCACTGCATGAGTTCTAA
- the tilS gene encoding tRNA lysidine(34) synthetase TilS, with the protein MSSNKPFWPRISPHFLACRRGVRAAGLDHAVAVGLSGGADSLALMAALVAEGHEVLALCVDHGLQDGSRAQAERAAEQARTLGARARVLSVEAGAAAGAESMEAAARAARYRALAAACAGEGFEVAVAHTADDQAETLLLGALRGRVTGMSERSEVEGARVVRPLLSVRRADTEGACTELGLSAWRDPQNEDTNFRRVALRREVIPQLSRIIGGDAVPALAQAAGDAALDDAALRTPPTTDCAELAAMAEPRRRRAIAAWLVSEGVEVTRRGVGDVGKLCTHWHGQGPVAVRSARQVGQRLEVARIGGKLALLSGH; encoded by the coding sequence ATGAGTTCTAATAAGCCCTTTTGGCCGCGGATTTCACCGCACTTTCTAGCGTGTCGGCGCGGCGTGCGCGCCGCAGGCCTTGACCACGCAGTGGCGGTGGGGCTTTCCGGGGGCGCGGATTCGCTGGCTCTCATGGCGGCGCTGGTGGCGGAGGGGCACGAGGTGCTCGCGCTGTGCGTAGACCACGGGTTGCAGGACGGATCGCGGGCGCAGGCCGAGCGCGCGGCCGAACAGGCGCGAACGCTGGGCGCGCGGGCGCGGGTGCTCAGCGTTGAGGCGGGCGCTGCGGCGGGGGCGGAGTCGATGGAGGCGGCCGCGCGGGCGGCGCGGTATCGAGCACTGGCCGCCGCGTGCGCGGGCGAAGGTTTCGAGGTGGCCGTGGCGCATACGGCCGATGACCAGGCGGAAACGCTGCTGCTCGGCGCGCTGCGTGGGCGGGTGACTGGCATGAGCGAGCGCAGCGAGGTGGAAGGCGCCCGCGTGGTGCGGCCTCTGTTGAGCGTGCGCCGGGCCGATACCGAGGGCGCCTGCACAGAGTTGGGCCTTTCCGCGTGGCGGGATCCGCAGAACGAGGACACGAATTTCCGCCGCGTGGCGCTGCGCCGCGAGGTCATTCCGCAGTTGAGCCGCATCATCGGCGGGGACGCGGTGCCAGCGCTGGCGCAAGCCGCAGGCGATGCCGCGCTTGACGACGCCGCCCTGCGCACCCCACCCACCACCGACTGCGCCGAGCTGGCGGCTATGGCGGAACCGCGGCGCCGGCGGGCGATCGCTGCGTGGCTGGTCAGCGAGGGGGTAGAGGTGACAAGGAGGGGAGTGGGGGACGTCGGCAAGCTGTGCACCCACTGGCACGGGCAAGGCCCGGTGGCCGTGCGATCGGCGCGGCAGGTGGGGCAGAGGTTGGAAGTAGCCCGTATAGGTGGCAAACTGGCACTATTGTCTGGTCATTAA
- the hpt gene encoding hypoxanthine phosphoribosyltransferase — translation MHDKKDFAVPANRYGDDVEAILIGEEELQSRVQELADMVSEKYADSEQDLLLVCVLKGAAFFLTDFARKLSIPSELEFMAVSSYGASTSSSGVVRILKDLDRDIAGRNVLIVEDIIDSGLTLSWLIRNLEGRNPASLNVVTLLRKPEVVKADIDLLDVGFDIPNEFVIGYGLDFAERYRDLPYVGTLHPDVYTTN, via the coding sequence GTGCACGACAAGAAAGACTTCGCCGTTCCCGCAAACCGCTACGGTGACGATGTAGAAGCAATCCTCATTGGAGAAGAGGAACTGCAAAGCCGCGTCCAAGAACTCGCGGATATGGTCTCGGAAAAGTATGCCGACTCTGAGCAAGACCTGCTGTTGGTCTGTGTGCTCAAGGGCGCAGCATTCTTCCTCACGGACTTTGCGCGCAAGCTATCTATCCCCTCCGAGCTGGAGTTTATGGCCGTATCCTCCTACGGTGCCTCCACTTCTTCTTCCGGCGTGGTGCGCATTTTGAAGGATTTGGACCGCGATATTGCCGGGCGCAACGTGCTCATCGTGGAAGACATCATCGATTCGGGCCTCACCCTGTCGTGGCTTATCCGCAACCTGGAAGGCCGCAACCCTGCCTCGCTGAATGTGGTCACCCTGCTGCGCAAGCCGGAGGTAGTCAAGGCCGATATTGACCTGCTGGATGTGGGCTTTGATATCCCGAATGAATTCGTCATCGGCTACGGGCTGGACTTTGCGGAACGCTACCGCGATCTGCCCTACGTGGGCACCCTTCACCCTGATGTCTATACCACCAACTAA
- the ftsH gene encoding ATP-dependent zinc metalloprotease FtsH, producing the protein MKNNKILRYGGIAALILIALYAFTFFSNDARGYVQADTSVALTQLKDKNVDEVEIDDREQRLRIKLKDEITVDERDGVKEIVAKYPARASEQVFNAVKDSGAEKYQTNVTQESFLGSMLSMLLPMIILFGFLFWLMSRMQQGAGGMFGIGGSKAKELTKDMPTNTFEDVAGADEAVDELQEIKDFLEDPTRYHDLGAKIPRGVLLYGPPGTGKTLLARAVAGEAGVPFYSISGSDFVEMFVGVGASRVRDLFKQAKENSPCIIFVDEIDAVGRQRGSGTGGGHDEREQTLNQLLVEMDGFGDREGVILIAATNRPDILDPALLRPGRFDRQIPVTNPDLAGREEILRVHAKNKPLAEEVDVAQLAKRTAGMSGADLANVLNEAALLTARIGGNVITYDALEEATDRVVGGPRRQGKIISEHEKKVTAYHEGGHTLSAWALKDIERVYKVTILARGRTGGHAMTSQEDDKGMYTRDELFSRLVFAMGGRAAEELVFGAPTTGASSDIENATKIARSMLTEYGFSPDLGTVKYGKEQGDPFSQMGGGGSIDYSDEVASKIDEQMRYLLERAHEQAYDILRNNRHYLDKLAEALLEKETLRRPDLERIFDGIEPREAFDVFPGEDDRFPRQIGYAPVKTPVELAKERGEELPKRMTLLDASRAARERRLAGEEPKGEVGFNFGQHAGDYVDPDTARELGRGPAKGDENKEAKDAKPARDNQSAQPSEPVARPAARPANSGGKHHKPDAGADADAETSQWFTPGWGEKDRRKNPYAREDDKQEDN; encoded by the coding sequence ATGAAAAACAACAAGATTCTTCGCTACGGCGGGATTGCGGCTCTAATCCTTATCGCGCTGTACGCCTTTACCTTCTTCAGCAACGATGCCCGCGGCTATGTGCAAGCGGATACCTCCGTTGCGCTGACCCAGCTCAAGGACAAAAACGTCGATGAGGTGGAAATTGATGACCGCGAGCAGCGCCTGCGCATCAAGCTCAAGGACGAAATCACGGTAGACGAGCGCGACGGCGTGAAAGAGATCGTGGCCAAGTACCCGGCCCGCGCCTCTGAGCAGGTCTTTAACGCCGTCAAGGATTCTGGTGCCGAGAAATACCAGACTAACGTCACCCAGGAATCCTTCCTCGGCTCCATGCTCAGCATGCTGCTGCCGATGATCATCCTCTTTGGCTTCCTCTTCTGGCTCATGTCCCGCATGCAGCAGGGCGCCGGCGGCATGTTTGGCATCGGCGGTTCCAAGGCTAAGGAACTGACCAAGGACATGCCCACCAATACCTTTGAGGACGTGGCCGGTGCGGACGAGGCCGTGGATGAGCTGCAGGAGATCAAGGACTTCCTGGAAGACCCCACCCGCTACCACGACCTAGGCGCCAAGATCCCGCGCGGCGTACTGCTTTATGGCCCTCCGGGTACCGGTAAGACCTTGCTTGCCCGCGCCGTGGCTGGCGAGGCTGGCGTGCCGTTCTATTCCATCTCCGGTTCTGACTTTGTGGAAATGTTCGTCGGCGTGGGTGCCTCCCGCGTGCGCGACCTGTTCAAGCAAGCGAAGGAAAATAGCCCCTGCATTATCTTCGTGGACGAGATTGACGCCGTGGGCCGCCAGCGCGGTTCCGGTACCGGCGGCGGCCACGATGAGCGCGAGCAGACCCTTAACCAGCTGCTAGTAGAAATGGACGGCTTTGGTGACCGCGAAGGCGTGATCCTCATCGCCGCCACCAACCGCCCGGACATCCTCGATCCGGCGCTGCTGCGTCCGGGCCGTTTCGACCGCCAGATTCCGGTCACCAACCCGGACTTGGCCGGACGCGAGGAGATCCTGCGCGTGCATGCGAAGAATAAGCCGCTGGCAGAAGAGGTTGACGTAGCGCAGCTGGCTAAGCGCACCGCCGGCATGTCCGGCGCGGACCTGGCCAATGTGCTGAACGAGGCCGCCCTGCTTACCGCCCGCATCGGCGGCAACGTCATCACCTATGACGCCTTGGAAGAGGCCACCGACCGCGTCGTGGGCGGCCCGCGCCGCCAGGGCAAGATCATCTCCGAGCACGAGAAGAAGGTCACCGCTTACCACGAGGGCGGACACACGCTTTCTGCGTGGGCGCTCAAGGATATTGAGCGCGTGTACAAGGTCACCATCCTGGCCCGCGGCCGCACCGGCGGCCACGCCATGACCTCCCAGGAAGACGACAAAGGCATGTACACCCGCGACGAGCTTTTCTCCCGTTTGGTTTTTGCCATGGGTGGCCGCGCGGCCGAGGAGCTGGTCTTCGGTGCGCCGACCACCGGTGCGTCTTCCGATATTGAAAACGCCACCAAGATCGCTCGTTCCATGCTCACCGAGTACGGCTTCTCCCCAGACCTGGGCACCGTAAAGTACGGCAAGGAGCAGGGCGATCCCTTCAGCCAGATGGGTGGCGGCGGCTCCATCGATTACTCCGATGAGGTTGCCTCCAAGATTGATGAGCAGATGCGCTACCTGCTGGAGCGCGCGCACGAGCAGGCCTATGACATCCTGCGCAATAACCGTCACTACCTGGATAAGCTGGCCGAGGCCCTGCTGGAGAAGGAAACCCTGCGCCGCCCTGACCTGGAGCGCATCTTCGACGGCATCGAGCCGCGCGAGGCCTTCGACGTCTTCCCAGGTGAAGACGATCGCTTCCCGCGTCAGATTGGCTACGCCCCGGTGAAGACCCCGGTTGAGCTGGCGAAGGAGCGCGGCGAGGAGCTGCCTAAGCGTATGACGCTTCTCGATGCCTCCCGGGCCGCCCGTGAGCGCCGCCTTGCCGGCGAAGAGCCGAAGGGTGAGGTGGGCTTCAACTTTGGCCAGCACGCCGGCGATTACGTCGACCCGGACACCGCCCGCGAGTTGGGCCGCGGCCCCGCCAAGGGAGACGAGAATAAGGAAGCGAAGGACGCCAAGCCGGCCCGCGACAATCAGTCGGCTCAGCCTTCCGAACCTGTTGCACGCCCGGCCGCCCGCCCCGCCAACAGCGGTGGCAAGCACCACAAGCCGGATGCTGGCGCGGATGCTGATGCCGAGACCAGCCAGTGGTTTACCCCTGGTTGGGGCGAAAAGGATCGCCGCAAGAACCCCTATGCGCGCGAGGACGACAAGCAAGAAGATAACTAA
- the folE gene encoding GTP cyclohydrolase I FolE, which produces MSDNHIPARAAFDQDRAEAAVRELLLAVGEDPDREGLRETPARVARAYREVFAGLHEDPTEVLHKTFAEDHQELVLVRDIPIYSTCEHHLVPFYGVAHIGYIPGKDGHVTGLSKLARLADMYAKRPQVQERLTQQVADALVEVLGAQSVIVVIECEHLCMAMRGIRKPGATTTTSAVRGGFKNNAASRAEVLSLIRS; this is translated from the coding sequence ATGTCTGATAATCACATTCCCGCTCGCGCCGCCTTTGACCAAGACCGAGCGGAGGCAGCGGTGCGTGAGCTGCTCCTTGCGGTGGGGGAGGACCCTGACCGCGAGGGCTTGCGCGAAACCCCGGCCCGCGTGGCCCGCGCCTACCGCGAAGTTTTCGCCGGCCTGCACGAGGACCCGACCGAGGTCTTGCATAAGACCTTCGCTGAGGACCACCAAGAATTGGTTTTGGTGCGCGATATCCCCATTTATTCCACCTGCGAGCACCACTTGGTGCCGTTTTACGGCGTGGCGCATATTGGCTACATCCCGGGCAAAGACGGCCACGTCACCGGTTTGAGCAAGCTCGCCCGCCTGGCGGATATGTACGCTAAGCGCCCCCAGGTCCAGGAGCGCCTCACCCAGCAGGTAGCGGACGCCTTGGTGGAGGTCCTCGGTGCGCAGTCCGTCATCGTGGTCATTGAGTGCGAGCACCTGTGCATGGCCATGCGCGGCATTCGCAAGCCGGGTGCGACGACGACCACCTCCGCGGTGCGCGGCGGCTTCAAAAATAATGCCGCCTCCCGCGCCGAGGTGCTCAGCCTGATTCGCAGCTAA
- the folP gene encoding dihydropteroate synthase, producing MQQATSVSDLSIANRTLVMGIVNVTEDSFSDGGKWLDVDAAINHARELVAQGADMIDVGGESTRPGAVRVEADVEKRRVVPVIKALSELGIRTSVDTMRASVARAAAAAGVDMINDVSGGLADPEMYRAMAEAGVPVCLMHWRTLQEGAFGSAAGSADHGGDVVRDVHETLERLANNALAAGVRRDNIVLDPGLGFAKTPQDNWALLKALPEFLDAEFPMLVGASRKRFLAAIREDRGVESSPLLADPATAAVTAISAQMGAWGVRVHEVAVSRDAVDVAAAWNAGDGYKGGANASGSYSNGADGNGTMKSTALPRNPEE from the coding sequence ATGCAGCAGGCAACCTCGGTATCGGATCTGAGCATCGCCAACCGCACGCTGGTGATGGGCATCGTCAACGTCACGGAGGATTCCTTCTCCGATGGCGGTAAGTGGTTGGACGTCGATGCTGCCATCAACCACGCCCGCGAACTCGTGGCGCAGGGCGCGGACATGATTGACGTCGGCGGTGAGTCCACCCGGCCGGGTGCGGTGCGGGTAGAAGCGGACGTCGAAAAGCGTCGCGTGGTTCCCGTCATTAAGGCGCTGAGTGAGCTGGGCATCCGCACCTCCGTGGATACGATGCGCGCCTCGGTGGCCCGTGCGGCCGCAGCGGCCGGCGTGGACATGATTAATGACGTCTCCGGTGGCCTGGCTGATCCGGAGATGTATCGCGCGATGGCAGAGGCCGGCGTACCCGTGTGCCTGATGCACTGGCGCACGCTGCAGGAAGGCGCCTTTGGTTCCGCGGCCGGTAGCGCCGACCACGGCGGCGATGTGGTGCGCGATGTGCATGAGACCCTCGAGCGCCTGGCGAATAACGCGCTGGCGGCCGGCGTGCGCCGCGATAATATCGTGCTCGATCCGGGCTTAGGCTTCGCCAAAACCCCGCAGGATAACTGGGCGCTGCTCAAGGCCCTGCCGGAGTTCCTCGACGCCGAATTCCCCATGCTGGTAGGAGCCTCGCGTAAGCGCTTCCTCGCCGCCATCCGGGAGGACCGTGGCGTGGAGTCCAGCCCGCTGCTGGCCGATCCCGCGACTGCGGCCGTGACCGCCATCTCCGCCCAGATGGGCGCGTGGGGCGTGCGCGTGCACGAGGTCGCCGTCTCCCGCGACGCCGTCGATGTGGCCGCGGCTTGGAACGCCGGCGATGGCTACAAGGGTGGGGCCAATGCCAGCGGCAGCTATAGCAACGGCGCCGATGGCAATGGCACCATGAAATCCACCGCCCTACCGCGCAACCCTGAGGAGTAA
- the folB gene encoding dihydroneopterin aldolase: MADRIELTGLECFGYHGVFEKEKRTGQPFIVDITCWSEFAEAAATDDLTKTINYAELADVAAKIIEGPARDLIETVASEVADTIMATFEGLHAVEVTLHKPQAPIPRTFADVAVVARRSRKHARTL, encoded by the coding sequence ATGGCAGACCGCATCGAGCTCACCGGCCTAGAATGCTTTGGCTACCACGGCGTCTTCGAAAAAGAAAAGCGCACCGGCCAGCCTTTCATCGTGGATATCACCTGCTGGTCCGAGTTCGCCGAGGCCGCCGCCACCGATGATCTGACCAAGACCATCAATTACGCCGAGCTTGCCGACGTCGCCGCGAAAATCATCGAAGGCCCCGCCCGCGACCTCATCGAGACCGTCGCCAGCGAGGTGGCCGATACCATCATGGCCACCTTCGAGGGCCTGCATGCCGTGGAGGTCACCCTGCACAAGCCGCAGGCGCCGATTCCGCGCACTTTTGCCGACGTCGCCGTGGTCGCCCGCCGCTCCCGCAAGCACGCGAGGACCCTCTAA
- the folK gene encoding 2-amino-4-hydroxy-6-hydroxymethyldihydropteridine diphosphokinase, giving the protein MRAVLSIGSNMDDRVELLRTVFDEFAGEIVAASPVYATPPWGVTDQDEFLNAVLIVDVEETPKELLRRGQKLEEAAERVRVRHWGPRTLDVDIVDIEGYTSDDPELIVPHPYARERAFVLIPWLAADAGARLSGEGVAKRVAALDPQERADIRRLGMMEEL; this is encoded by the coding sequence ATGCGTGCGGTGCTGTCTATCGGCTCCAATATGGATGACCGCGTGGAGCTTTTGCGCACGGTATTCGACGAGTTCGCCGGCGAGATCGTCGCCGCCTCGCCCGTCTATGCCACCCCGCCGTGGGGCGTGACGGACCAAGACGAATTCCTCAACGCGGTGCTCATCGTGGACGTCGAGGAGACTCCGAAAGAACTGCTGCGCCGCGGGCAGAAGCTCGAAGAGGCCGCCGAGCGCGTCCGCGTGCGCCACTGGGGACCGCGCACACTGGACGTGGATATCGTCGATATTGAAGGTTATACCTCCGACGACCCAGAGCTTATCGTCCCGCATCCTTATGCCCGCGAGCGCGCCTTCGTGCTGATTCCGTGGTTGGCGGCCGATGCTGGTGCTAGGTTGAGTGGGGAGGGCGTCGCCAAGCGGGTAGCAGCACTCGACCCGCAAGAGCGCGCCGATATTCGCCGGCTGGGCATGATGGAGGAGCTATGA
- a CDS encoding DUF3180 domain-containing protein produces MTRTSLGALIGTGVFFAAAAAILTTRFYGSMLQIPVTVSATLWLMAVICVALTWKVDQATEDEHGIGLDNSQLNPMTITQFMLVGKASAWTGSIVGGIYAGIAVYVIPNAGTLTAASDDLVGVIASALGGLAMAAAGLRLERHCETPPPPDGVQAVH; encoded by the coding sequence ATGACACGGACCTCGCTGGGTGCCCTCATCGGCACCGGGGTCTTTTTCGCCGCCGCGGCGGCCATCCTCACCACGCGCTTTTATGGCTCCATGCTGCAAATCCCGGTAACGGTCTCGGCCACGCTGTGGCTCATGGCCGTCATCTGTGTGGCGCTGACCTGGAAGGTGGATCAAGCCACCGAGGACGAGCATGGCATTGGCCTGGATAATTCGCAGCTCAACCCCATGACCATCACGCAGTTCATGCTGGTAGGAAAGGCCTCGGCATGGACGGGTTCCATCGTGGGTGGCATATATGCCGGCATTGCCGTCTACGTCATTCCTAACGCCGGTACGCTCACTGCGGCCTCCGATGACCTCGTGGGCGTCATTGCCTCTGCGCTCGGTGGCCTCGCGATGGCCGCCGCTGGCCTGCGGCTAGAGCGACACTGCGAGACCCCGCCCCCACCAGATGGGGTACAAGCGGTACATTAG